Genomic window (Salmo salar unplaced genomic scaffold, Ssal_v3.1, whole genome shotgun sequence):
gttggGGAGAACATCcaaacaggccacaatcaacagcctgatcaactctatgagaaggagatgtgtcgcgctgcatgaggtaaatggtggtcacaccagatactgactggttttcatgaggtaaatggtggtcagaccagatactgactggttttcatgaggtaaatggtggtcacatcagatactgactggttttcatgaggtaaatggtggtcacaccagatactgactggttttcatgaggtaaatggtggtcacaccagatactgactggttttcatgaggtaaatggtggtcacaccagatactgactggttttcatgaggtaaatggtggtcacaccagatactgactggttttcatgaggtaaatggtggtcacaccagatactgactggttttcatgaggtaaatggtggtcacaccagatactgactggttttcatgaggtaaatggtggtcacaccagatactgactggttttcatgaggtaaatggtggtcacaccagatactgactggttttcatgaggtaaatggtggtcacaccagatactgactggttttcatgaggtaaatggtggtcagaccagatactgactggttttcatgaggtaaatggtggtcataccagatacggactggttttcatgaggtaaatggtggtcacaccagatactgactggttttcatgaggtaaatggtggtcacaccagatactgactggttttcatgaggtaaatggtggtcacaccagatactgactggttttcatgaggtaaatggtggtcacaccagatactgactggttttcatgaggtaaatggtggtcacaccagatactgactggttttcatgaggtaaatggtgatcacatcagatactgactggttttcatgaggtaaatacttatttcccttgttacatttttttttaaattcgcatccgctacaagaccatggtgcttgcctatggagctgtgaggggaacggcacctccgtaccttcaggctctgatcaggccctacacccaaacaagggcactgcgttcatccaccactggcctgctggcccccctacctctgaggaagcacagttcccgctcagcccagtcaaaactgttcgctgctctggcaccccaatggtggaacaagctccctcacgacaccaggacagcggagtcaatcaccaccttccggagacacctgaaaccccacctctttaaggaatacctaggataggataaagtaatccttctaaccccccccccccttaaaagatttagatgcactattgtaaagtggttgttccactggatatcataaggtgaatgcaccattttgtaagtcgctctggataagagcgtctgctaaatgacttaaatgtaaatgtaaatgtaaaatgcaaatccatttataacatttttgacatgcgtttttctggattgttttgttgttattctgtctctcactgctcaaataaacctaccattaaaattatagactgatcatttctttaccagtggacaaacgtacaaaatcagcaggggatcaaatactttttccccctcactgtcgCTACAGTTGTTGCCGTGGAGACAGAACACACGGACTAGAAGGCCAGGAAGTGATTAGCAGCTCTTTTGTGTCATCATACGACTGAGAAAGTTGAGAAAAAGAGGATTATGTTTTGGAGTTGAAGGATGGGATAAAACTACGCTATTGGCCACAATGAACACATCGAAGATTCTGAATCCATCCAGCGAGAGATACCAAAACCAACCCTCTCACATACCCACCCAGAACCCACCCAGAACCCACCCAGAACCCACCCAGGACCCACCCAGGACCCACCCAGGACCCACCCAGAACCCACCCAGGACCCACCCAGAACCCACCCAGGACCCACCCAGGACCCACCCAGAAACCACCCAGGACCCACCCAGAACCCACCCAGAACCCACCCAGGACCCACCCAGGACCCACCCAGAACCCACCCAGGACCCACCCAGGACCCACCCAGAACCCACCCAGGACCCACCCAGAACCCACCCAGGACCCACCCAGGACCCACCCAAAACCCACCCAGGACCCACCCAGGACCCACCCAGAACCCACCCAGGACCCACCCAGGACCCATCCAGGACCCACCCAGGACCCACCCAGGACCCACCCAGAACCCACCCAGGACCCATCCAGGACCCACCCAGAACCCACCCAGGACCCACCCAGAACCCACCCAGAACCCACCCAGAACCCACCCAGGACCGTCTCACATACCCACCCAGAACCCACCCAGAACCCACCCAGGACCCACCAAGAACCCACCCAGAACCCACCCAGGACCCACCCAGGACCCACCCAGGACCGTCTCACATACCCACCCAGAACCCACCCAGGACCCACCCAGGACCCACCCAGAACCCACCCAGGACCCACCCAGGACCCACCCAGAACCCACCCAGGACCCACCCAGGACCCACCCAGAACCCAGCCAGAACCCACCCAGGACCGTCTCACATACCCACCCAGAACCCACCCAGAACCCACCCTGGACCCACCCAGAACCCACCCAGAACCCACCCAGGACCCACCCAGCCCATTCCCATTTGGGCGTTCAACCCTCCACACCACCATGACTAATTACAGACATGGAAGCTTGGTGCTTGGCTTTAAAAATGACAATACTGTCAAAGCAGTCAACTCCCAACATAAACTTCTTCTACCCAGAAAAACAGAAACGTGTTGAAACTTCAGCCTTTAATAATAAGTTACACTGTATAATGAAGTCTCTGGTGAGAGATTTTGGTTGTGGGTACtcgatgacagtgtgtgtgatttTTAGTTTTTAAAGCTATAGGCGTTTAAACACAGCATTGGCTACGTGTCTGGTGATGCCTTCCTGTGTAACCCAAAACCCAGACCTCGACCGGCCCCATAATGTTGGCAAGGCTCTCAAATCATCCTCATTCTAGGTGGCATGTCTTCACGGAGGAATACACAAGTCTGGCGTGACAAATGgcacccttattccctatgtagtgaactaggtttttttacatttttatttttttaccagggccccatagggaatagggtgccatttgggacgcaaatcCTCATCATACAGCCTGTCATTTCAGAGCTTGGTTTCACAACACCACCAGGAGGCTCATGTCATCATGATACTTGTGGTGTGATACAATTATCTCACCTTCTGAAGCAGCAGTCTGAGGGTTCTGAGGGCCGTCCTAGAGGCCCCTTCTCTGGGCCCAGAGGGCCGTCCTAGAGGCCCCTTCTCTGGGCCCTGAGGGCCGTCCTAGAGGCCCCCTTCTCTGGGCTCTGAGGGCCGTCCTAGAGGCCCCTTCTCTGGGCCCTGAGGGCCGTCCTAGAGGCCCCTTCTCTGGGCCCTGAGGGCCGTCCTAGAGGCCCCTTCTCTGGGCCCTGAGGGCCGTCCTAGAGGCCCCTTCTCTGGGCTCTGAGGGCCGTCCTAGAGGCCCCTTCTCTGGGCTCTGAGGGCCGTCCTAGAGGCAACTTCTCTGGGCCCTGAGGGCCGTCCTAGAGGCCCCTTCTCTGGGCTCTGAGGGCCGTCCTAGAGGCCCCTTCTCTGGGCCCTGAGTTAGAACTGAAGCCTGGTGGTTCTGGAGCAGTACCTCCCACCaggttcgtttttttttttttttacttatctcACCTTCTGAGGCAGCGTTCTCCTGGAACTGGGGCTTGGCCTGGGACAAGGCAAGAGACGGTGGCACCTTCAATGCAACTCTGGAGGTTGACCCCCCCCCGGGATCCTGGAGCACTGGAGTCTGTGGCTGTTCACAACCCCACcaggtctctgtgtgtctgtgcatcaCATCAGCCTGTCCTCACTCACTGACGCCATGGGAGAAACAAACACTGACAAGGATGTGTTTCCAAATTGCACTCTATCCTGTTCACTAGATAGTACACTAGGCCTAACTCTTGACCGGAGAAAGTAGTGCACAGCcttctctgtggctcagttggtagagcatggtgtgtacaacgccaagggttgtgggttcgattcccacgggggccagcacaaaaaaatatacaaaacgaaaataaaaaaatgtatgaaatgaaatgtatgcattcactactgtaagtcgctctggataagagcgtctgctaaaatgactaaaatgtaaaaaaataaatacatgtatagggaatagggtgccatttctgaCGGACGGAGAAAATGCTGAGCTTCACTGAAGTTTTCAGCACCAGGTGGAGAGATTTCCTGTCTCGTCCCATGATTGCCATATctcgcccccccaaaaaaaccctctatacccctcttccTTAATGTACTCAGACCCACGGCtggcaacccccccccaaaaaagggaaCCACTAAAAAAAATCTACCTCCACCTACTACTACATTAAGTTCTGGAGGTATTGAACTAATTTACACTCAGATCCAGCTAAGCAGGAAGTAGTGCTCTCTACTGGACATAGCTCTGGTGCTGGCAGACTGCCGGGCAGTGGGATCCTGCACTCATGGCCTCCGGTTCTGGCTCCCAGATTGGATCCCAGGACTGTTACACAGTGGACTATCCCccctaaataaatacaattaataaAAAATGGCTGGGTTTGcgaaaaaagaaaataaaaacctgGCCTGGAATAGGTCTGTGTAGAGCTGACTGATGAAGGACAATCTGGATTGGCTTTATTAACCTGACTAGTGGTGATTATAACAAGGCATGAGGAGAAGAAGAGATGAACTGCCCAGGAGATAGCGAGCCGGATAGCTAGCCCAACTCCTCCATGTTGTCAAGGCAGGGCCTACAACATACAATGGGTTGGTATCAGTGTTGACATGGGAGATAAACAACCACAAAAGAtacagcctctgtctctctctctctctctctaactctctctctgtctctctctaactctctctctctctctctctgtctctctctctctgtctctctctgtctctctctctgtctctctctctctctctgtctctctctctctctctctctctcgtcagaaATCACGCCCACACATTCTTCGACACAGACCCAGAAACCGAGAgttgagagagaagaaaagacagAAAATAAAATAGTCAGTCACATTTTCCCCAGAGAATTACAGACTGTATATATACCCCGATCCTCTCATCTTCCTCAACTGGCCCTATACCCATTCATCTGAGACAGGAGAGAATGTTATTTCTATGTTCACAGTGTTATGTCGTTCTGGCTGAAAACAAATGCATTACACACAAGCCTCTCCTGCAGTCCTCATCAATAAGACGtcctgacctctcctgcagtactgacctctcctgcagtccTCATCAATAGgccgtactgacctctccagcagtactgatctctcctgcagtactgacctctccagccgtactaacctctcctgcagtactgacctctccagccgtactaacctctcctgcagtactgacctctccagcagtactgacctctccagcagtactgacctctcctgcagtactgacctctcctgcagtactgacctctccagccgtactgacctctcctgcagtactgacctctccagccgtactgacctctccagccgtactgacctctccagccgtACTAATCTCTCCAGCactactgacctctcctgcagtactgacctctcctgcagtactgacctctccagccgtactaacctctcctgcagtactgacctctccagcagtactgacctctccagccgtactgacctctcctgcagtccTCATCAATAAgccgtactgacctctccagcagtactgacctctcctgcagtactgacctctcctgcagtactgacctctccagcagtactgacctctccagcagtactgacctctcctgcagtactgacctctccagcagtactgacctctccagccgtACTAACCGCTCCAGCCGTACTaatctctcctgcagtactgacctctcctgcagtactgacctctcctgcagtactgacctctccagcagtactgacctctccagcagtactgacctctccagccgtactaatctctcctgcagtactgacctctcctgcagtactgacctctccagcagtactgacctctccagccgtactgacctctcctgcagtccTCATCAATAAgccgtactgacctctccagcagtactgacctctcctgcagtactgacctctccagcagtactgacctctccagcagtactgacctctcctgcagtactgacctctccagcagtactgacctctccagccgtactaacctctcctgcagtactgacctctcctgcagtactgacctctccagccgtactaacctctcctgcagtactgacctctcctgcagtactaacctctccagcagtactgacctctccagcagtactgacctctcctgcagtactgacctctccagcagtactgacctctccagcagtactgacctctccagcagtactgacctctccagcagtactgacctctcctgcagtactgacctctccagcagtactaacctctcctgcagtactgacctctccagcagtactgacctctcctgcagtactgacctctccagcagtactgacctctcctgcagtactgacctctccagcagtactgacctctccagcagtattgatctctcctgcagtactgacctctcctgcagtactgacctctcctgcagtactgacctctccagcagtactaacctctccagcagtactaacctctcctgcagtactgacctctccagcagtactgacctctcctgcagtacttacctctcctgcagtactgatctctcctgcagtactgacctctcctgcagtactgatctctcctgcagtactgatctctcctgcagtactgatctctccagcagtactgacctctccagccgtTCTGATCTCTCCAgccgtactgacctctcctgcagtactgacctctcctgcagtactgacctctcctgcagtactgacctctccagcagtactgacctctccagccgtactaacctctcctgcagtactgacctctcctgcagtactgacctctccagcagtactgacctctccagccgtactgacctctcctgcagtccTCATCAATAAgccgtactgacctctccagcagtactgacctctcctgcagtactgacctctccagcagtactgacctctccagcagtattgatctctcctgcagtactgacctctcctgcagtactgacctctcctgcagtactgacctctccagcagtactaacctctccagcagtactaacctctcctgcagtactgacctctcctgcagtactgatctctcctgcagtactgacctctcctgcagtactgatctCTCCTCCAGTACTgatctctccagcagtactgacctctccagcagtactgacctctccagccgttctgatctctcctgcagtactaacctctccagcagtactgacctctccagcagtactgacctctccagcagtactgatcTCTCCAgccgtactgacctctcctgcagtccTCATCAATAAgccgtactgacctctccagcagtactgacctctcctgcagtactgacctctccagcagtactgacctctccagcagtactgacctctccagcagtactgacctctcctgcagtactgacctctccagcagtactgacctctccaacCGTActaacctctcctgcagtactgacctctcctgcagtactgacctctccagccgtactgacctctccagccgtactgacctctcctgcagtactgacctctccagcagtactgacctctcctgcagtactgacctctccagcagtactgacctctccagcagtactgacctctccagcagtactgacctctcctgcagtactgacctctccagcagtactgacctctcctgcagtactgatctctcctgcagtactaacctctccagcagtactgacctctcctgcagtactgacctctccagcagtactaacctctcctgcagtactgacctctccagcagtactgacctctccagcagtactgacctctcctgcagtactgacctctccagcagtactgacctctccagcagtattgatctctcctgcagtactgacctctcctgcagtactgacctctcctgcagtactgacctctccagcagtactgacctctcctgcagtactgatctctcctgcagtactaacctctccagcagtactgacctctccagcagtactgacctctccagcagtactgacctctccagcagtactgacctctcctgcagtactgacctctccagcagtactgacctctccagccgtACTAACCGCTCCAGCCGTACTaatctctcctgcagtactgacctctcctgcagtactgacctctcctgcagtactgacctctccagcagtactgacctctccagcagtactgacctctccagccgtactaatctctcctgcagtactgacctctcctgcagtactgacctctccagcagtactgacctctccagccgtactgacctctcctgcagtccTCATCAATAAgccgtactgacctctccagcagtactgacctctcctagcagtactgacctctccagcagtactgacctctcctgcagtactgacctctccagcagtactgacctctccagccgtactaacctctcctgcagtactgacctctcctgcagtactgacctctccagccgtactaacctctcctgcagtactgacctctcctgcagtactaacctctccagcagtactgacctctccagcagtactgacctctcctgcagtactgacctctccagcagtactgacctctccagcagtactgacctctccagcagtactgacctctccagcagtactgacctctcctgcagtactgacctctccagcagtactaacctctcctgcagtactgacctctccagcagtactgacctctcctgcagtactgacctctccagcagtactgacctctcctgcagtactgacctctccagcagtactgacctctccagcagtattgatctctcctgcagtactgacctctcctgcagtactgacctctcctgcagtactgacctctccagcagtactaacctctccagcagtactaacctctcctgcagtactgacctctccagcagtactgacctctcctgcagtacttacctctcctgcagtactgatctctcctgcagtactgacctctcctgcagtactgatctctcctgcagtactgatctctcctgcagtactgatctctccagcagtactgacctctccagccgtTCTGATCTCTCCAgccgtactgacctctcctgcagtactgacctctcctgcagtactgacctctcctgcagtactgacctctccagcagtactgacctctccagccgtactaacctctcctgcagtactgacctctcctgcagtactgacctctccagcagtactgacctctccagccgtactgacctctcctgcagtccTCATCAATAAgccgtactgacctctccagcagtactgacctctcctgcagtactgacctctccagcagtactgacctctccagcagtattgatctctcctgcagtactgacctctcctgcagtactgacctctcctgcagtactgacctctccagcagtactaacctctccagcagtactaacctctcctgcagtactgacctctcctgcagtactgatctctcctgcagtactgacctctcctgcagtactgatctCTCCTCCAGTACTgatctctccagcagtactgacctctccagcagtactgacctctccagccgttctgatctctcctgcagtactaacctctccagcagtactgacctctccagcagtactgacctctccagcagtactgatcTCTCCAgccgtactgacctctcctgcagtccTCATCAATAAgccgtactgacctctccagcagtactgacctctcctgcagtactgacctctccagcagtactgacctctccagcagtactgacctctccagcagtactgacctctcctgcagtactgacctctccagcagtactgacctctccaacCGTActaacctctcctgcagtactgacctctcctgcagtactgacctctccagccgtactgacctctccagccgtactgacctctcctgcagtactgacctctccagcagtactgacctctcctgcagtactgacctctccagcagtactgacctctccagcagtactgacctctccagcagtactgacctctcctgcagtactgacctctccagcagtactgacctctcctgcagtactgatctctcctgcagtactaacctctccagcagtactgacctctcctgcagtactgacctctccagcagtactaacctctcctgcagtactgacctctccagcagtactgacctctccagcagtactgacctctcctgcagtactgacctctccagcagtactgacctctccagcagtattgatctctcctgcagtactgacctctcctgcagtactgacctctcctgcagtactgacctctccagcagtactgacctctcctgcagtactgatctctcctgcagtactaacctctccagcagtactgacctctccagcagtactgacctctcctgcagtactgatctctcctgcagtactgatctctcctgcagtactgacctctcctgcagtactgacctctcctgcagtactgatctctccagcagtactgacctctccagcagtactaacctctcctgcagtactgacctctccagcagtactgacctctcctgcagtactgacctctccagcagtactgacctctccagcagtattgatctctcctgcagtactgacctctcctgcagtactgacctctcctgcagtactgacctctccagcagtactgacctctcctgcagtactgatctctcctgcagtactgacctctccagcagtactgacctctccagcagtactgacctctcctgcagtactgatctctcctgcagtactgatctctcctgcagtactgacctctcctgcagtactgatctctcctgcagtactgatctctcctgcagtactgatctctcctgcagtactgatctctccagcagtactgacctctccagccgttctgatctctcctgcagtactgacctctccagcagtactaacctctccagcagtactaacctctccagcagtactgacctctcctgcagtactgacctctcctgcagtactgatctctcctgcagtacacgacctctcctgcagtactgacctctcctgcagtactgacctctccagcagtactgacctctccagcagtactgacctctccagcagtactgacctctccagccgttctgatctctcctgcagtactgacctctccagccgtTCTgatctctccagcagtactgacctctccagcagtactgatctctccagcagtactgatctctccagcagtactgatctctccagcagtactgacctctccagccgtTCTGATCTCTCCTTACGGGAAGAAACGTTAAAGAGGCATGTCAACAGCACACGAGGCTGTTTTGACATTTTTCTAGCCTGTCAGCACTGATGGATGTCTTTTCCCTCAGCAAGAGAAATGCCACGTGtcacctgtctgtgtctgtgtgtgtgtgtgtgtgtgtgtgtgtgtgtgtgtgtgtgtgtgtgtgtgtgtgtgtgtgtgtgtgtgtctgtgtgtgtgtgtgtgtgttctattacTTCCTTGCTACATCCAGAGAACTACCTGGAGTTATTTTCGTATGAACCACCACCCACATTATCCTCAACATAATTCTTCCATCTGTTACCTTCCTCTAATCTACCTGTCCATAGACAAGAGGCCCAGGCTCAGAGGTCCAGACTCAGAGGTCCAGCCTCAGAGAACCCGCCTCAGAGATCCAGTCTTAGAGATCCAGCCTCAGAGGTCCAGCCTTAGAGGCCCAGCCTTAGAGGCCCAGCCTCAGAAGCCCAGACTCAAAAGCCCAGTCCCAGAGGTCCAGCCTCAGAGATCCAGTCCCAGAGGTCCAGCCTCAGAGGTCCAGCCTCAGAGGTCCAGCCTCAGCGGTCCAGCCTCAGAGGTCCAGTCCCAGAGGTCCAGCCTCAGAGATCCAGCCTCAGAGATCCAGCCTCAGAGGTCCAGCCGCAGAGGTCCAGCCTTAGAGGTAGAGGTCCAGTCCCAGAGGTCCAGCCTCAGAGGTCCAGCCTCAGAGGTCCAGCCTCAGAGGTCCAGTCCCAGAGGTCCA
Coding sequences:
- the LOC123739867 gene encoding early nodulin-75-like, translated to MNTSKILNPSSERYQNQPSHIPTQNPPRTHPEPTQDPPRTHPGPTQNPPRTHPEPTQDPPRTHPETTQDPPRTHPEPTQDPPRTHPEPTQDPPRTHPEPTQDPPRTHPGPTQDPPKTHPGPTQDPPRTHPGPTQDPSRTHPGPTQDPPRTHPGPIQDPPRTHPGPTQNPPRTHPEPTQDRLTYPPRTHPEPTQDPPRTHPEPTQDPPRTHPGPSHIPTQNPPRTHPGPTQNPPRTHPGPTQNPPRTHPGPTQNPARTHPGPSHIPTQNPPRTHPGPTQNPPRTHPGPTQPIPIWAFNPPHHHD